One Pyrofollis japonicus DNA window includes the following coding sequences:
- a CDS encoding MPN domain-containing protein — MPARGPLETEFEHLLSLDNSKKILNKIVCRGVAFHLLSYYEEDCSHRARVAVDDNKDTVIIFDEHKCCTDSIDAFRNYISKAIMVPIKECNIKCLENEPWSAKTYDHLSKEAVSLFIQGFGNLMRQAASTGYEYFLIIGWNAEAAYGRGGETRISLPSIPAVIMAHTHPSPYCYPSGPDIESTAEFLSAGGLAELIFSTNCVSVIRLSKPLQEDDYWALIEIAKEVKKAKDDYSGYIRAINRLNMLHTIVFEIM; from the coding sequence ATGCCGGCCCGAGGCCCTCTGGAAACCGAGTTCGAGCACTTACTAAGCTTAGATAACTCAAAGAAAATACTCAATAAAATAGTGTGCAGAGGAGTGGCTTTCCACCTCCTCTCATATTATGAAGAGGATTGCTCACATAGGGCAAGGGTCGCTGTTGACGACAATAAAGACACAGTAATTATCTTTGACGAGCATAAATGCTGTACGGATAGTATTGATGCTTTTAGAAACTACATCAGCAAAGCTATAATGGTGCCTATTAAGGAGTGCAACATAAAATGCTTAGAAAATGAGCCATGGTCTGCAAAAACCTATGATCATTTAAGCAAGGAAGCGGTATCGCTATTTATACAAGGATTTGGAAACTTGATGAGACAAGCAGCATCAACGGGCTATGAGTATTTCTTAATTATTGGGTGGAACGCCGAAGCCGCATATGGACGCGGAGGCGAAACACGAATATCACTACCGTCTATACCTGCCGTCATCATGGCACATACACATCCAAGTCCTTATTGTTATCCATCTGGCCCTGATATCGAATCAACAGCAGAGTTTCTCTCAGCAGGCGGCTTAGCAGAGCTAATATTTTCTACAAATTGCGTATCAGTTATCAGGCTAAGTAAGCCCCTACAAGAGGATGATTATTGGGCTTTAATCGAAATAGCCAAAGAAGTTAAGAAGGCAAAAGACGATTACTCCGGCTACATTAGAGCGATTAATAGGCTTAACATGCTGCATACGATTGTGTTCGAGATAATGTGA
- a CDS encoding radical SAM protein — MEAATSLVRRLEELLKLKSSLASRLESELSQREIEQARNDHHAKRRPRPCGMTIHTGIGCNLGCLYCYVPDMGFPMKPKPYPLNGKQLVYALLMNKYFVPGPHGTLLAFGSVTEPFLPETKERALEYIEATYHYLRNPQQISTKSILSDEDIDKLVRVSDPNINVLITIVTINFAKKLEPAAPSPEKRLDFASKLISKGISVTLFMRPIIPGVTDREAENILSLARKAGIRTVVLGSLRVTPGIIKRLKASGVVDIREILKRLPRNPRSDKDQATIVENDIKDRIAKLARKLGLIVLPSSCSANVYSHKMWCYGCKWGPCGISSREIRYSVEELIEAAEALGCKKPRVHTRRTRPWLVELRCKDVKDAGRVAAWLETLLRREVVVSRY, encoded by the coding sequence TTGGAGGCTGCAACGAGCCTAGTTAGAAGGCTTGAGGAACTACTTAAGCTAAAAAGTTCTTTGGCTTCAAGGCTGGAATCAGAGCTTTCGCAGAGAGAAATAGAGCAAGCCAGAAACGATCACCATGCTAAGCGCCGGCCTAGGCCATGTGGAATGACCATACACACCGGTATAGGTTGTAACCTCGGATGCCTCTATTGCTATGTCCCCGATATGGGGTTTCCCATGAAGCCCAAGCCTTATCCTTTGAACGGAAAACAGCTTGTCTATGCACTGCTCATGAATAAGTACTTTGTGCCAGGACCCCATGGCACTCTCTTAGCCTTTGGTTCAGTAACTGAACCATTTCTTCCAGAAACAAAGGAGCGTGCACTGGAATACATTGAGGCGACGTATCATTATCTAAGAAATCCTCAACAAATATCAACAAAGTCTATCTTAAGTGATGAAGATATTGATAAGCTTGTCAGAGTCTCGGATCCCAATATTAATGTGCTAATCACAATAGTTACTATTAATTTTGCAAAGAAATTAGAGCCTGCTGCTCCCTCGCCTGAAAAAAGGCTTGACTTTGCCTCAAAGCTAATAAGCAAAGGCATTAGTGTAACGCTCTTTATGCGTCCAATAATCCCCGGTGTAACTGACAGGGAAGCTGAGAATATACTGTCCTTGGCAAGGAAGGCTGGTATACGAACTGTTGTACTAGGTTCCCTGCGCGTGACCCCGGGAATTATTAAAAGGCTTAAAGCATCGGGAGTTGTTGACATAAGGGAAATCTTAAAGAGGTTGCCAAGGAATCCGCGTTCGGATAAGGACCAAGCCACAATTGTTGAAAATGACATTAAGGATAGAATCGCCAAATTGGCTAGAAAACTGGGACTTATCGTGCTACCAAGTAGCTGCTCCGCCAATGTGTATTCGCATAAAATGTGGTGCTATGGATGCAAGTGGGGGCCATGCGGTATATCCTCTAGAGAAATTAGGTACAGCGTAGAAGAACTAATCGAGGCTGCCGAGGCTCTCGGATGCAAAAAACCCCGAGTACATACTCGTCGAACAAGGCCATGGCTTGTAGAGCTTAGGTGTAAAGATGTCAAAGATGCAGGCAGAGTTGCGGCTTGGTTAGAGACATTGCTAAGAAGAGAAGTGGTTGTATCAAGATATTAG
- a CDS encoding VIT1/CCC1 transporter family protein produces the protein MTNKDVFKRIIRSVIDLLSQLRSMSTYARILEARSIARRMFITNSFDGLLSSLGVILGSYLSGATNPANYIGGVAGASFAMGFFSGFIATYMSERAERLRELRETEKAVLHSLKGSIYERAARVVPLYVAIWSGFGAIILPLIGILPFIISAVLGFGARISLLVYASAAIIIGELFALGAYLGHISGENPIISGLRLALIGLGAVIFFAFIGAVV, from the coding sequence TTGACAAACAAGGACGTGTTCAAGAGAATCATTAGGTCTGTAATAGACTTACTCTCACAACTTAGAAGCATGAGTACATACGCACGTATACTTGAAGCAAGAAGCATTGCTCGTAGAATGTTCATTACTAATAGTTTTGATGGGCTCCTCTCAAGCCTTGGTGTCATTCTCGGAAGTTATCTCAGCGGAGCAACCAACCCTGCTAACTACATAGGAGGCGTTGCAGGAGCTTCATTTGCTATGGGATTCTTCAGTGGATTCATAGCAACATACATGTCTGAAAGAGCCGAGAGACTGAGAGAGCTACGTGAAACTGAGAAAGCTGTACTTCACTCACTTAAGGGAAGCATATATGAACGTGCAGCGCGTGTTGTCCCACTCTACGTTGCTATCTGGAGTGGCTTTGGAGCAATAATCCTCCCCCTTATAGGAATATTGCCGTTCATCATATCAGCAGTTCTAGGGTTCGGCGCGCGAATATCATTACTTGTCTATGCGTCTGCAGCGATAATTATTGGAGAATTGTTTGCCCTTGGAGCATATCTCGGGCATATAAGCGGAGAGAATCCGATCATTAGCGGACTGCGACTTGCCTTAATAGGACTCGGTGCAGTAATATTCTTTGCCTTTATAGGAGCAGTAGTCTAG
- a CDS encoding THUMP domain-containing protein, whose amino-acid sequence MGLSKLFNLIVAHEPGYYASREAMRTIRSILGAVRLFAAPQSLLLLSVDDPYKAVAKLARELTDDSVILRAIPLDAVSSPYLDDVDKTVKKTLQEKYGSKDGKTFAIRLEGHLVDNESGRLLHKDEAIRHLAKGIELPVNLDNPDILILVKIVRASKGLYYAGIMVAPPCSIYSKAKGGNVCIEYPDAAEPF is encoded by the coding sequence TTGGGCCTCAGCAAGCTATTCAACCTAATAGTAGCTCATGAACCAGGGTACTATGCGTCAAGAGAGGCTATGAGGACGATCCGAAGCATACTGGGAGCTGTGAGGCTCTTTGCTGCTCCTCAATCCCTGCTGCTTTTAAGCGTTGATGACCCCTACAAAGCCGTGGCTAAGCTCGCACGTGAACTCACCGACGATAGCGTCATATTGAGAGCTATACCTTTAGATGCGGTGTCTTCACCGTATTTAGACGATGTTGATAAGACTGTTAAGAAAACGCTTCAAGAAAAGTATGGAAGTAAGGATGGTAAGACGTTTGCCATTAGACTTGAAGGGCACTTAGTAGATAATGAGAGTGGGAGGCTTCTCCACAAGGATGAAGCGATAAGGCATCTTGCGAAAGGAATAGAGCTCCCGGTTAACCTAGATAATCCCGACATCCTTATACTCGTAAAAATCGTACGTGCATCGAAAGGACTCTACTATGCCGGCATAATGGTTGCTCCACCGTGTTCCATATATTCTAAGGCTAAGGGAGGAAACGTCTGCATAGAATATCCTGACGCGGCCGAACCTTTTTAA
- a CDS encoding HD domain-containing protein translates to MDCSSMFEDICIRYSWCKKIVAYVLMMQGMDESHGLPHTIRVLCNSLYLVKRLQDVNMDEEVVILASLLHDIGRGFEDYLNLHHAEISAILAKPILEEVGISRDKQKHVIDAILEHSFSIGGKPSSMESCIVSDADKLDALGAIGVYRLIETSAMRSRVVADTLAHVWEKLVKLPDLMCLDVSRQEAHRRLKVLKEFIDMLRSEILPYEDAIAKSFTIAFDFLEKERKRLTHS, encoded by the coding sequence ATGGATTGTAGCAGTATGTTTGAGGATATATGTATACGTTACAGCTGGTGTAAAAAAATAGTTGCATATGTACTAATGATGCAGGGCATGGATGAATCTCACGGCCTCCCACACACGATAAGAGTCTTATGTAACTCGCTCTACTTGGTTAAAAGGCTTCAAGACGTTAATATGGATGAAGAAGTCGTTATATTAGCATCATTATTGCATGATATTGGTAGGGGGTTTGAGGACTATCTTAATCTCCATCATGCAGAGATAAGCGCTATACTAGCAAAGCCTATTCTCGAAGAAGTAGGAATAAGTAGGGATAAGCAGAAACACGTTATTGATGCTATTCTTGAACATAGCTTTAGTATAGGAGGTAAACCTTCAAGTATGGAGTCGTGCATAGTTAGTGATGCTGACAAGCTCGACGCCTTAGGAGCCATCGGTGTCTATAGGCTTATAGAGACGTCCGCTATGAGGAGCCGAGTGGTTGCAGACACGTTAGCACATGTATGGGAAAAATTAGTCAAGCTCCCAGACCTTATGTGTCTAGATGTTTCTCGCCAAGAGGCTCATAGAAGACTAAAAGTATTGAAAGAATTCATAGACATGCTTAGAAGTGAGATCCTCCCATATGAGGATGCAATTGCCAAGTCGTTTACTATTGCGTTTGACTTCTTGGAGAAAGAACGAAAAAGGCTTACACATAGCTAG
- a CDS encoding TIGR00304 family membrane protein: MEQLGIAPKLVLIGFIVILVGMLLIIVGFLYTALRASSGEVGGVVVIGPIPIIFGTSERAVKIAVLAAIILMVLAIILMLLPYFLFKAPRTSTP, encoded by the coding sequence ATGGAGCAGCTTGGTATTGCGCCAAAGCTTGTGCTTATAGGGTTCATAGTGATTCTCGTCGGCATGCTTCTCATTATTGTTGGCTTCCTCTACACAGCCCTAAGGGCATCAAGCGGCGAGGTCGGAGGAGTAGTAGTAATAGGGCCCATACCCATAATATTTGGAACAAGCGAGAGAGCTGTAAAAATAGCAGTACTCGCTGCAATAATATTAATGGTCCTTGCAATAATATTGATGCTGCTTCCATACTTTTTATTTAAAGCCCCTAGAACGTCTACCCCATAA
- a CDS encoding alkaline phosphatase family protein, with the protein MPSVNKLVLLILDGAADRPVDGKTPLSEAKTPGLDTLAKNAVCGFHYPVEPGIAPESDLATISLLGYDPEKYYTGRGPLEALGIGLSIREGYEVAFRANFATIDPKTRRVIDRRVGRSLSSEEAKALAASLDGMRLSLDGYAVVRATIGHRAVVILGSETYRLSAEVQNIDPAYVRKGKVSVAVQNPDMVLPRCKPLSDIPEAYNTCKLVDEFIEKTIEILEKHEVNKMREQRGLLKANVLLLRDAGDKMPKMPPLSSILGVKSAAAIAEMPVEIGIARAAAMNIYTVEPPSGNLEKDLPNRLEKAIEAIRENDFTYIHLKGPDEPGHDGSFDKKKRAIELIDEYFVQPLLDSINLEETAIIVTSDHATPWSLKSHSGDPVPWMLSNPAIEGEIGRFNEIVCDSKALVKLEHGWELLPWVKNYLVKKGLWISQ; encoded by the coding sequence TTGCCTAGCGTAAACAAGCTAGTATTATTAATCCTAGATGGTGCTGCCGACCGTCCTGTGGACGGCAAAACGCCTCTGAGCGAGGCAAAGACTCCAGGCCTTGACACATTGGCTAAGAATGCTGTTTGTGGTTTTCATTATCCCGTAGAACCGGGAATAGCGCCAGAGAGTGATCTTGCGACAATTTCTCTGCTCGGATATGATCCAGAAAAATACTATACTGGAAGAGGCCCTCTCGAGGCATTAGGTATAGGTCTAAGTATTCGAGAAGGCTATGAAGTCGCATTTAGGGCCAACTTTGCAACTATAGACCCTAAGACACGTAGGGTAATAGATAGGCGTGTTGGACGTAGCTTGAGCAGCGAGGAAGCCAAGGCGCTTGCAGCGAGCCTTGATGGTATGAGGCTCAGTCTTGACGGATATGCGGTTGTGAGGGCTACCATAGGTCATAGAGCAGTTGTTATACTGGGGAGCGAAACCTATAGGCTCAGTGCAGAGGTACAGAACATAGATCCAGCATATGTGAGAAAAGGCAAGGTCTCAGTCGCTGTTCAAAATCCAGATATGGTATTGCCGCGATGTAAGCCTCTCAGTGATATACCTGAGGCATATAATACATGTAAACTTGTTGATGAATTTATTGAAAAAACAATAGAAATATTAGAAAAACATGAAGTAAACAAAATGCGTGAGCAACGTGGATTACTGAAAGCAAACGTTCTACTCCTCCGAGATGCCGGCGATAAGATGCCTAAAATGCCGCCTCTGTCTTCAATACTAGGAGTGAAAAGCGCGGCAGCCATAGCGGAAATGCCCGTCGAAATAGGTATTGCACGTGCAGCAGCCATGAATATCTATACTGTTGAGCCTCCTAGCGGGAACCTAGAGAAGGACCTCCCTAACCGGCTTGAAAAAGCCATAGAAGCAATAAGAGAGAACGATTTCACATATATTCATCTAAAAGGGCCCGATGAACCTGGACACGATGGTAGCTTTGATAAGAAGAAGAGAGCAATTGAACTAATAGATGAATACTTCGTACAGCCCCTCTTAGATAGCATAAACCTCGAAGAGACCGCTATCATCGTTACATCCGACCATGCAACGCCCTGGAGCCTCAAGAGTCATAGCGGAGACCCAGTGCCCTGGATGCTCAGTAACCCGGCGATAGAAGGCGAAATTGGTAGATTTAATGAAATTGTATGCGATTCCAAAGCATTGGTAAAACTTGAGCATGGCTGGGAACTACTTCCTTGGGTCAAAAACTACCTTGTCAAGAAGGGGTTATGGATTTCTCAGTAG
- a CDS encoding metallophosphoesterase family protein, giving the protein MEDTAAILHVSDTHLGFRQYALVERERDIYEVFGEVIDIAIKEHVDIVIHSGDFFDSVNPPPQAYYHAIPHLSRLREKGIPLLVVPGDHDIPKRRVIPPLLVLERLGLVKVVGLREPEKIQVRARGKKVIVAGYRNMKGPGARQRILEAFKKLSLGRSEAPSILMLHQTLRNVAPEYEIELGELPKNYSYYAMGHIHLFKTFRLGESAVVYPGSPEALRLDEAEAQSERYIVLAEIGASKTISINKVRLTSPRPQLVRRHIFSDDKALASFLVSLREEVMKIASFGKKPLLHIIVERVPRGKKQQIYSKIEQLLRDYVLALRLRISTIDTRLPHPVQQSTSAINLYEILKEVLGSDEEAKLALDLIDALSIEPKQAALRQAEEIIKKYFGVEV; this is encoded by the coding sequence TTGGAGGACACTGCAGCCATTTTACATGTATCAGATACTCATCTAGGGTTCCGACAATATGCCCTTGTGGAGCGTGAGCGTGATATTTACGAAGTTTTCGGAGAAGTAATTGACATAGCTATCAAAGAGCATGTTGATATCGTCATACATAGTGGTGACTTCTTTGATTCTGTCAATCCACCACCACAAGCCTATTATCATGCTATTCCTCATTTATCGCGCTTAAGAGAGAAAGGTATACCCTTGCTTGTTGTTCCCGGCGATCACGATATCCCTAAAAGAAGAGTGATTCCACCACTCCTGGTGTTAGAGCGTCTTGGCCTTGTTAAAGTGGTTGGGCTTCGCGAGCCGGAGAAAATACAAGTAAGAGCGCGCGGGAAGAAAGTTATCGTTGCCGGCTATCGTAACATGAAGGGTCCAGGTGCTCGTCAAAGGATTCTCGAGGCGTTCAAGAAACTGAGTCTAGGTAGGTCAGAGGCTCCATCCATCCTTATGCTTCACCAGACGCTGAGAAACGTTGCACCTGAATACGAGATCGAATTAGGTGAGCTCCCTAAGAACTACTCATACTATGCCATGGGGCATATCCACCTATTTAAAACGTTTAGACTAGGTGAAAGCGCTGTAGTATATCCAGGTTCGCCTGAAGCTCTCCGTCTCGATGAAGCAGAGGCTCAGAGTGAAAGGTATATTGTATTAGCCGAAATTGGGGCTTCAAAGACTATAAGCATTAACAAGGTAAGGTTGACAAGTCCTCGTCCTCAGCTAGTTAGAAGGCATATATTCTCTGATGATAAGGCGTTAGCATCATTCCTAGTAAGCCTTAGAGAAGAAGTAATGAAAATAGCTAGTTTCGGGAAGAAACCATTACTCCACATCATAGTGGAACGAGTGCCTAGAGGGAAAAAGCAGCAAATATATTCGAAGATAGAGCAGCTCCTCCGTGATTACGTACTCGCTCTCAGACTGAGAATATCCACTATTGACACTAGGCTTCCCCACCCTGTGCAGCAGAGCACTTCAGCGATAAACCTCTATGAGATTCTAAAAGAGGTGTTAGGGAGCGACGAGGAGGCTAAGCTTGCACTAGATCTTATAGACGCATTAAGTATTGAGCCCAAGCAAGCTGCCCTTCGCCAAGCAGAGGAGATCATTAAGAAATACTTTGGGGTAGAGGTGTAA
- a CDS encoding ATP-binding protein, whose translation MHEDHAGPGSVRAENDIVGVVVDNATPSVVKFVSRNPPPVADYVLVEHSNGFVLGFVEAVGTRSLTLSAMQSIYDPIVLERLFSGGGDNNDIYFECVARLLGDLERLELPRLPPLPGSRVYRAPSDLLRRIFGGQEPYKIRIGKLASRTDVPVYVNVNMLVTRHLAVLAVTGAGKSNTVAIIADRLVRIGATILIFDFHGEYVNSTIGGGRLNIIEPKLNPWTLSVQEIMTLLGVERRFYNQERVLRKALRSLRERNEHRSDFLDELVEELEKIASKTRLRREESSAAIALQNKVDNLKERYGEIIDDTAVDLVSRLRFGYVNVVDLSRLDRDAADVIVSHMLRVILQERKQHRLLGKSRIPVPILVVVEEAHIIAPRDEDTLSKYWLARIAREGRKFGIGLTIVSQRPKNVDQDILSQANNMIILRIVEPSDQKYVQAASERLSDDLLAHLPSLNIGEAIVIGPMIALPALVKIDKFEGKFGGSDIDVVAEWVKSTAIDNDENIVEDPWSSIL comes from the coding sequence ATGCATGAAGACCATGCTGGTCCTGGTAGTGTTCGTGCGGAGAACGATATCGTTGGAGTAGTTGTAGATAATGCAACGCCAAGCGTAGTAAAGTTTGTCTCGAGGAATCCGCCGCCCGTAGCAGATTACGTGTTAGTAGAACATAGTAATGGTTTTGTCCTGGGGTTCGTTGAGGCTGTTGGAACCCGAAGCTTAACACTTTCAGCTATGCAAAGTATATATGACCCGATCGTGTTAGAAAGGCTGTTTTCTGGTGGCGGAGATAACAACGATATTTACTTTGAATGCGTCGCCCGTCTACTAGGGGACTTAGAGAGACTAGAGCTTCCTAGACTTCCACCGCTTCCTGGCTCACGCGTCTACAGAGCTCCTTCCGATCTTTTGCGCCGTATATTCGGAGGCCAAGAGCCGTATAAGATAAGGATAGGTAAGCTTGCTTCAAGAACAGATGTACCAGTCTATGTTAATGTTAATATGCTTGTTACGCGTCACTTAGCCGTACTAGCTGTAACCGGTGCTGGAAAAAGCAACACGGTCGCAATAATTGCTGACCGTCTTGTCCGAATAGGTGCCACGATCCTCATCTTCGACTTTCACGGCGAGTACGTTAATTCGACGATAGGTGGAGGTAGGCTGAACATTATTGAACCTAAGCTTAATCCTTGGACGCTCAGTGTCCAAGAAATAATGACTCTTCTAGGTGTTGAAAGGCGCTTCTATAACCAAGAAAGAGTCTTGCGCAAGGCTCTTAGATCACTAAGGGAACGGAATGAGCATCGCAGCGACTTCCTAGACGAGCTCGTTGAAGAGCTTGAAAAGATTGCCTCAAAAACGCGACTACGAAGAGAGGAGTCAAGTGCTGCAATTGCGCTTCAAAACAAAGTTGATAATCTGAAGGAGAGATACGGAGAAATAATAGACGATACCGCCGTCGATCTTGTGTCGAGACTAAGGTTTGGCTATGTGAATGTTGTTGACCTTAGCAGGCTGGACAGAGATGCAGCCGACGTTATAGTTAGTCATATGTTACGCGTTATTCTTCAGGAGCGCAAGCAGCACCGCCTTCTAGGTAAGAGCCGCATCCCGGTTCCAATACTTGTTGTTGTTGAGGAAGCGCACATAATAGCACCTCGAGACGAGGATACATTGTCCAAGTACTGGCTTGCCAGGATTGCTAGAGAGGGAAGAAAGTTTGGCATCGGATTGACAATAGTTAGTCAAAGGCCAAAGAACGTTGATCAAGACATACTCAGCCAGGCAAACAATATGATAATACTGCGAATAGTTGAACCAAGTGATCAAAAGTATGTACAAGCTGCTAGTGAACGTCTCAGCGACGACCTCTTAGCTCATCTGCCATCGCTTAATATCGGTGAAGCAATAGTCATCGGGCCCATGATAGCTTTGCCGGCGCTAGTCAAGATAGACAAGTTTGAAGGCAAATTTGGGGGTAGCGATATAGACGTTGTAGCCGAGTGGGTTAAATCGACGGCCATAGATAATGACGAGAATATAGTAGAAGATCCATGGTCCTCAATATTATGA
- a CDS encoding class I SAM-dependent methyltransferase — translation MYWNYQPSVPWVPTRDEVIKALVSLLNPSKGSIIYDIGCGDGRVAIAIAKEFPHVRVKCIEARKDLVEKARKNVEENKLSENVDVIEGDFFKIELKDANIIYMYLLTSVNQKLRPKLEEELREGTVIISLDFPIPGWDPVAVIELPRSWQRVFYVYVKGVSDRKLSGSEKDKVLRSALSMLKIRKEELKIP, via the coding sequence ATGTATTGGAACTATCAGCCGTCGGTGCCTTGGGTTCCTACCCGCGATGAGGTAATAAAGGCCCTAGTATCCCTTCTTAATCCGTCGAAGGGCAGCATTATCTACGACATTGGCTGCGGCGATGGTAGAGTAGCTATTGCTATAGCCAAAGAATTCCCCCATGTAAGGGTCAAATGTATAGAGGCGCGCAAAGACCTTGTTGAGAAAGCACGTAAGAATGTTGAAGAAAACAAGTTAAGCGAGAACGTGGATGTAATAGAGGGTGATTTCTTCAAGATAGAGCTGAAGGATGCAAATATAATATATATGTATTTGCTTACGAGTGTCAACCAGAAGCTTCGGCCAAAGCTTGAGGAGGAGCTAAGGGAAGGTACGGTAATAATATCGCTTGACTTTCCGATACCGGGCTGGGATCCGGTTGCTGTTATTGAGCTGCCAAGGTCTTGGCAAAGAGTATTCTATGTATATGTAAAAGGAGTATCTGATAGAAAGCTGAGTGGCAGTGAAAAAGATAAGGTGCTAAGAAGTGCCTTAAGCATGCTGAAAATCAGAAAGGAGGAGTTAAAAATACCTTAA
- the cysS gene encoding cysteine--tRNA ligase has protein sequence MFKAPIVEWPDLPEIKVRNTFGNRIEVFKPLKPGIVRMYTCGPTVYDYSHLGHARTYVAFDAIKRYLVLRGYNVIHVQNITDIDDKIINKANEQGVDWREIVDTYMKDYLEMLKKLRIKIDIHPRVTEHINDIIEFIQGLIEKGYAYVAPSGSVYFDVEKYDDYGALSGRFSPEEWRQEEDVLREKKHPYDFALWKAWKPGEPYWEAPWGKGRPGWHIECSVMSSKYLGPQFDIHGGGQDLIFPHHENERAQSEAYFGKKPWVKYWLHTGYLMISGEKMSKSLGNIVVFREAEKKWGAKTLRMWLLSAHYRAQIDYNDDALTQAQTNLKRIESAYKSLLHMLEAITPPGSLSEKETSVLQEVLRLYKEFHEYMSDDFNTAGALASILQLVRVINRDILTNEYFTAGIMAYKLLREFNAVFDVIEEKPLMPAEEEVNRLIELIVKVRSELRARKEYDLADWIRAELSRLGIKLLDYPGGKTVWRIEK, from the coding sequence GTGTTCAAAGCTCCTATAGTCGAATGGCCCGACCTACCTGAAATCAAGGTAAGGAATACGTTTGGAAATCGTATAGAGGTGTTCAAACCGCTTAAGCCCGGCATCGTGAGAATGTACACGTGTGGGCCAACCGTCTATGATTATTCGCATCTCGGTCATGCGAGAACATATGTTGCCTTTGACGCTATAAAGAGGTATCTTGTACTACGAGGCTATAACGTCATACATGTACAAAACATAACCGATATCGATGATAAGATAATAAACAAAGCCAACGAGCAAGGGGTTGATTGGAGAGAAATAGTTGACACCTATATGAAAGACTATCTAGAAATGCTCAAAAAGCTAAGGATAAAAATTGATATTCATCCGAGAGTAACAGAGCATATTAACGATATAATAGAGTTTATACAAGGCTTGATAGAGAAGGGCTATGCGTATGTGGCGCCAAGTGGTAGCGTTTACTTTGACGTAGAAAAGTACGATGACTATGGCGCTCTTAGTGGCAGATTTAGCCCAGAAGAGTGGAGACAGGAAGAGGATGTTCTTCGCGAAAAGAAGCATCCCTATGATTTTGCACTGTGGAAGGCCTGGAAACCAGGCGAGCCCTACTGGGAAGCGCCATGGGGTAAAGGAAGGCCTGGCTGGCATATAGAGTGCAGCGTAATGTCTTCAAAATACCTCGGCCCACAGTTCGACATACATGGAGGCGGCCAAGACCTCATATTCCCTCACCATGAAAACGAGAGGGCGCAGAGTGAAGCATACTTTGGTAAAAAGCCGTGGGTGAAGTATTGGCTTCATACAGGCTACTTAATGATAAGCGGGGAAAAGATGAGCAAAAGTCTTGGAAACATTGTGGTGTTTAGAGAAGCTGAGAAAAAATGGGGTGCAAAGACGCTGCGCATGTGGCTGCTAAGCGCCCACTATAGGGCACAAATAGACTATAATGATGATGCATTAACCCAGGCACAAACTAATCTGAAAAGAATTGAATCGGCGTACAAGAGCCTCTTACACATGCTTGAAGCTATAACGCCCCCTGGGAGTCTCAGCGAGAAAGAAACAAGTGTGCTACAAGAAGTACTCAGACTATATAAAGAGTTTCATGAATATATGAGTGATGACTTTAATACTGCAGGCGCGCTCGCATCAATACTACAGCTTGTTAGAGTGATTAATCGCGATATTTTGACAAACGAATACTTTACTGCAGGGATAATGGCCTATAAGCTGCTTAGGGAATTCAACGCGGTTTTCGACGTCATAGAAGAAAAGCCTCTAATGCCCGCTGAAGAGGAGGTAAACAGACTAATAGAACTCATAGTGAAGGTTAGATCAGAGCTGAGAGCACGAAAAGAATATGACCTAGCTGATTGGATTCGTGCCGAACTATCTAGACTCGGAATAAAGCTCCTCGATTATCCGGGCGGCAAAACCGTGTGGAGGATTGAGAAATAA